The genomic segment CGGCGGGGTCAACCCGGAAAGTTGAGAGGACGCCCTCTGCGGCTGCCGCGTGCACCGGCCTGGGCGACCAGACTGGCGGCGGTAAACGCATGACAAAGTGCGATGGCCAACGCATCGGCGGCATCGGCCTGAGGACGCCCAGGAAGTTTTAATAATGTCTGAACCATGTGCTGGACCTGTTCTTTCTCGGCCCCTCCCGTACCGGTCACCGCCATTTTGATGGCTCGTGGTGCGTATTCAGCCACCGGTAATTGCTGCAACGCCGCTGCTACCATGGCCACACCACGAGCCTGACCG from the Candidatus Thalassolituus haligoni genome contains:
- the ruvC gene encoding crossover junction endodeoxyribonuclease RuvC; its protein translation is MAIILGIDPGSRVTGFGVINAIGQRVEYITSGCIRCGDGEMPQRLQTIFTSVNELIETWSPQQFAIEQVFMGKNAASALKLGQARGVAMVAAALQQLPVAEYAPRAIKMAVTGTGGAEKEQVQHMVQTLLKLPGRPQADAADALAIALCHAFTAASLVAQAGARGSRRGRPLNFPG